A stretch of the Snodgrassella alvi genome encodes the following:
- a CDS encoding RNA-binding S4 domain-containing protein, whose protein sequence is MKQHFDLAGHPYVALCDLLKLTGLAESGGRAKQMIAEGLVQRNQQPETRKTAKIIVGDCIGVGNTEIYVINTQV, encoded by the coding sequence ATGAAACAGCATTTTGATTTAGCAGGACATCCATATGTAGCTTTATGTGATTTACTCAAACTGACCGGACTGGCAGAAAGTGGAGGCCGAGCCAAACAAATGATTGCTGAAGGCCTGGTTCAACGTAATCAGCAGCCAGAGACACGTAAAACGGCCAAAATTATCGTCGGAGACTGTATCGGCGTGGGTAACACTGAAATCTACGTGATTAACACTCAGGTATGA
- a CDS encoding oxidoreductase-like domain-containing protein, whose translation MNTLSSLTPPVPPEDWECCNSDCGEACVWQIYYREKANYEAHLAQLTSSSCDQ comes from the coding sequence ATGAATACGCTATCATCATTAACACCACCAGTACCACCGGAAGACTGGGAGTGCTGCAACAGCGATTGTGGCGAGGCCTGCGTCTGGCAGATTTATTATCGTGAAAAAGCCAACTATGAGGCACATCTGGCTCAACTCACCTCATCTTCTTGCGACCAATAA
- a CDS encoding PHP domain-containing protein: MSIDLHCHSTISDGVLTPEEVVQRAHANGCTMLALTDHDHTGGLAAARKQAELCGIQLINGVEISVSWRGRTIHIVGLNIAPEDELLQTLLLRLRSGRLQRLQAIANKLEKKGIRGAYEGTLAQATNIDMVTRTHIANFLVNSGHVNKKADAFRKYLADGKSCSVRHQWAELTEVVAAIRHAGGIAVIAHPMRYELSATARRNLFSEFKACGGVAIEVHSGRSGLNDRLNYALMAQQFGFLASCGSDFHRDGDFGGGLLGCCPELPPICVPVWHHLTD; the protein is encoded by the coding sequence ATGAGTATTGATTTACATTGCCATTCAACCATTTCCGATGGGGTGCTGACTCCAGAAGAAGTCGTTCAACGTGCACATGCCAACGGTTGCACGATGCTGGCGCTGACTGACCACGACCACACCGGCGGACTGGCTGCAGCTCGTAAACAGGCAGAATTATGTGGCATCCAATTAATCAATGGCGTAGAAATTTCCGTAAGCTGGCGCGGGCGAACTATACACATCGTCGGCCTGAATATTGCACCTGAAGATGAGCTGTTGCAAACCTTGCTGCTGCGCCTACGCAGCGGCCGGCTACAACGATTACAGGCCATTGCCAATAAACTGGAAAAAAAAGGTATCAGGGGTGCCTATGAAGGCACACTGGCACAGGCCACTAATATTGACATGGTAACACGCACCCATATAGCTAATTTTCTGGTTAATAGCGGCCATGTAAATAAAAAAGCAGATGCTTTCCGCAAATATCTTGCCGATGGTAAATCGTGCAGTGTCCGTCATCAATGGGCAGAACTGACCGAGGTTGTTGCTGCCATTCGCCATGCAGGAGGCATTGCAGTGATAGCTCACCCCATGCGTTATGAACTTTCGGCCACGGCACGACGTAATCTGTTCAGTGAATTCAAAGCTTGTGGTGGAGTAGCTATAGAAGTACACAGTGGACGTTCCGGACTCAACGACCGTCTAAACTATGCCTTAATGGCACAACAATTCGGATTTTTGGCCAGCTGTGGCAGTGACTTTCATCGAGATGGTGATTTCGGCGGTGGCTTACTAGGCTGCTGCCCCGAATTACCACCTATCTGCGTACCAGTCTGGCATCATCTGACAGATTAA
- a CDS encoding S-(hydroxymethyl)glutathione dehydrogenase/class III alcohol dehydrogenase, whose amino-acid sequence MKSRAAVAFAPGEALKIVEVDVAPPKAGEVLVRITHTGVCHTDAFTLSGADPEGVFPTILGHEGAGIVVEVGAGVTSVKPGDHVIPLYTAECGKCLFCCSGKTNLCTAVRATQGKGLMPDGTTRFTYQGHPIYHYMGCSTFSEYTVVAEVSLAKINPAARPEEVCLLGCGVTTGIGAVHNTAKVQAGDSVAVFGLGGIGLAVVQGARLAGAGRIIAIDTNPAKFTLARHFGATECINPDDYEEPIQQVIIRLTEWGVDHSFECIGNVDVMRAALECAHRGWGQSIIIGVAGAGQEIATRPFQLVTGRIWKGSAFGGVKGRSQLPRMVEEAMQGKIELSPFITHTLPLADINQAFELMHSGESIRTVIYY is encoded by the coding sequence ATGAAATCTCGTGCCGCCGTGGCCTTCGCACCGGGTGAAGCATTAAAAATTGTAGAAGTTGATGTTGCACCGCCCAAAGCGGGAGAAGTTCTCGTCAGAATTACCCATACCGGTGTCTGTCATACCGATGCTTTTACTTTGTCAGGTGCCGATCCAGAGGGTGTATTTCCGACGATTTTAGGCCATGAAGGCGCCGGTATTGTGGTAGAAGTAGGTGCAGGGGTAACTTCGGTCAAACCAGGTGACCATGTAATTCCTCTTTATACAGCTGAGTGTGGCAAATGCTTGTTTTGCTGCTCAGGCAAAACCAATTTATGCACTGCTGTGCGCGCCACTCAGGGTAAAGGACTGATGCCAGATGGCACCACACGTTTTACCTATCAGGGTCATCCCATTTATCATTACATGGGCTGTTCTACATTTAGTGAATATACCGTTGTGGCGGAAGTTTCATTGGCCAAAATCAATCCAGCCGCCAGACCGGAAGAAGTGTGTCTGCTCGGCTGCGGCGTCACCACCGGCATTGGTGCGGTACACAACACGGCTAAAGTACAGGCAGGCGATAGTGTGGCCGTATTCGGGCTGGGCGGTATTGGATTGGCTGTGGTTCAAGGGGCACGGCTGGCTGGTGCTGGACGGATTATCGCCATTGATACCAATCCGGCCAAATTCACGCTAGCCAGACATTTCGGCGCTACCGAATGCATCAATCCTGATGATTATGAAGAGCCCATCCAGCAGGTTATTATCCGTCTCACCGAATGGGGTGTGGACCATAGCTTTGAATGCATCGGCAATGTGGACGTAATGCGAGCAGCACTAGAATGTGCTCATCGTGGCTGGGGGCAAAGTATTATCATCGGTGTAGCTGGTGCCGGACAGGAAATCGCCACACGCCCTTTTCAGCTGGTTACCGGACGTATTTGGAAAGGTTCTGCATTTGGCGGCGTGAAAGGACGATCACAACTTCCGCGTATGGTGGAAGAAGCCATGCAAGGCAAAATTGAGCTATCACCTTTCATTACCCATACCTTGCCACTAGCCGACATCAATCAGGCGTTTGAGCTAATGCACAGCGGAGAATCTATCCGCACCGTGATTTACTATTGA
- the fghA gene encoding S-formylglutathione hydrolase: protein MTEITLLNKHKLFNGEQRRYQHYSHFNHCNMTFSIYLPSRALQGYALPVIYCLAGLTCTDENFSIKSGAQRFAAEWGIVLVMPDTSPRGAEVANADSYSLGQGAGFYLNATQQPWAQHYQMYDYVVTELPVLIEKHFPVTNQRSLCGHSMGGHGALMIALKNPQRYLAASAFAPIAHPMNCAWGQEAFSTYLGNNQAEWAAYDSTELIQLYPPSLPILIDQGSVDEFYPEQLHPQDFIVAAKSKGTDIRYHLREHYDHSYYFVSTFIESHISFHAEAFGL from the coding sequence ATGACTGAAATCACACTGCTGAACAAACATAAACTTTTTAATGGCGAACAACGGCGCTACCAACATTACAGCCACTTCAACCACTGCAACATGACTTTTTCTATATATTTGCCATCACGTGCATTACAAGGGTACGCGCTGCCCGTAATCTATTGTCTTGCTGGCCTTACCTGCACTGATGAAAATTTTTCCATCAAAAGTGGTGCACAGCGTTTTGCTGCAGAGTGGGGCATCGTTCTGGTAATGCCCGATACTAGCCCACGCGGAGCAGAAGTTGCCAACGCCGATAGTTACAGTCTGGGACAGGGTGCCGGTTTCTACCTCAATGCCACTCAACAACCTTGGGCACAGCATTATCAAATGTACGATTATGTAGTCACAGAACTACCCGTACTTATCGAAAAGCATTTTCCTGTTACTAATCAGCGCAGCCTGTGTGGGCACAGCATGGGCGGCCATGGTGCATTAATGATTGCACTGAAAAATCCACAACGCTATCTTGCTGCATCAGCATTTGCTCCAATTGCCCATCCCATGAACTGTGCATGGGGACAAGAAGCATTTAGCACTTATCTGGGCAATAATCAGGCTGAATGGGCAGCTTACGACAGTACTGAGCTTATTCAGCTATACCCACCATCCTTACCCATTCTGATTGATCAAGGTAGTGTAGATGAATTTTACCCTGAACAATTACATCCTCAGGATTTCATAGTAGCAGCTAAAAGCAAAGGAACTGATATCCGTTATCACCTACGTGAACATTACGATCACAGTTATTATTTTGTCAGTACATTTATCGAAAGCCATATCAGCTTTCATGCTGAAGCATTCGGACTATAG
- the pyrI gene encoding aspartate carbamoyltransferase regulatory subunit — MNQTRLSIEAIKDGTVIDHIPVGQGLNILRQFKLLHSGNAVTVGFNLSSQSSGSKDIIKIAGHFLDDAAANRLALFAPRATVNDIENFKVVRKRMLTLPEAITEVFCCPNSNCASHGEPVQSRFTVQLSHGETRLRCHYCEKTFARESVIEA, encoded by the coding sequence ATGAATCAGACCAGATTAAGTATTGAGGCGATTAAAGACGGTACGGTAATTGATCACATTCCGGTAGGGCAGGGGCTGAATATTCTGCGCCAGTTCAAGTTGCTGCATTCCGGTAATGCGGTTACAGTGGGTTTTAATCTGAGTAGCCAGTCCAGTGGCAGCAAAGATATCATTAAAATAGCTGGTCATTTTCTGGATGATGCAGCGGCTAACCGTCTGGCTTTGTTTGCACCTCGAGCAACTGTCAATGATATTGAAAATTTTAAAGTAGTGCGTAAACGCATGCTCACACTGCCAGAAGCCATTACTGAGGTTTTTTGCTGTCCGAACAGCAATTGTGCCAGCCATGGTGAACCGGTACAAAGCCGTTTTACAGTGCAGTTGAGCCATGGCGAAACCCGTTTACGCTGTCATTATTGTGAGAAAACCTTTGCGCGTGAATCTGTGATTGAAGCCTGA
- the pyrB gene encoding aspartate carbamoyltransferase: protein MANPLFRQHFISINDLSTEQLEFLLTLALQLKRQPQTELLKGRLIGSCFFEPSTRTRLSFETAIQRLGGKVIGFADGANTSAKKGETLADTARIISNYADAIVMRHPKDGAARVVSEFAHVPVINAGDGTNQHPSQTLLDLVTIYETQGTLQNLKIAMVGDLKYGRTVHSLAQALSRWGCEFIFVSPPTLAMPNYICEQLDEDGVVYRTSDNLEEALAWADIVYMTRIQRERFDEQEFARINGHFSLCAAMLKQAKPNMRILHPLPRVDEIHADVDESIHAYYFQQANNGMYARQAILAAILNEETDADSARG, encoded by the coding sequence ATGGCTAATCCGCTTTTTCGCCAACATTTTATTTCGATAAATGATTTATCCACAGAGCAACTGGAGTTCTTACTGACGCTTGCGTTGCAGTTAAAGCGGCAGCCGCAGACTGAGTTGTTGAAGGGACGATTAATTGGTTCGTGTTTTTTTGAGCCTTCTACGCGAACACGGTTGTCGTTTGAGACGGCGATTCAACGGCTGGGAGGAAAAGTTATCGGTTTTGCTGATGGTGCCAATACCAGTGCCAAAAAGGGCGAAACTTTGGCTGATACGGCACGAATTATCAGTAATTATGCTGATGCAATCGTTATGCGCCATCCTAAAGACGGTGCAGCACGTGTTGTTAGTGAATTTGCTCATGTTCCCGTGATTAATGCTGGTGATGGTACTAATCAGCATCCGTCTCAAACTTTACTGGATTTAGTGACGATATACGAAACACAGGGAACCTTGCAGAATTTGAAGATTGCCATGGTTGGTGATTTGAAATATGGGCGCACAGTACACTCACTGGCTCAGGCTCTGAGCCGCTGGGGCTGTGAGTTTATTTTTGTATCTCCTCCCACTCTGGCCATGCCAAATTATATCTGTGAGCAGCTGGACGAGGACGGGGTTGTCTATCGCACATCAGATAATCTTGAGGAAGCGCTGGCTTGGGCTGATATTGTGTATATGACACGCATACAGCGGGAGCGGTTTGATGAGCAAGAATTTGCACGAATTAATGGTCATTTTAGTCTTTGTGCGGCTATGTTGAAGCAGGCAAAACCGAATATGCGAATTCTGCATCCTTTACCACGGGTAGATGAAATTCATGCGGATGTCGATGAGAGTATTCATGCTTATTATTTTCAGCAAGCGAATAATGGTATGTATGCGCGTCAGGCGATTTTGGCAGCAATTTTGAATGAAGAAACTGATGCGGACAGTGCACGAGGTTAA
- a CDS encoding primosomal protein N' has translation MIYHQLALNVPLYPLLTYAHPTTLPAGTRVAVRFRNRLVAAIVWESDIQPEIDLSKIRPIENILSDGWQLPADWRALLSFTARYYHYPLGQAVMAALPKGLRQPQAVPLPKQEHIYSLNALGRIQPAPPARYHKQNALWQRLLAAPATLHQLKTIHTQASQYLKQWQQQNWIEASHIPACGPVPTSRHQLNQQQQLASAEVQTRCGQFAPFLLYGITGSGKTEVYFDIMANIMQQGKQVLFLLPEINLTPQLMQRVRQRFPHTVTTILHSQTAAGQRTTNYLQAALGQAALVIGTRLAIFTPMPNLGLIVVDEEHDYSFKQESELRYQARDLAVWRARQAACPVVLGSATPSLESWYKTRHGDYQLLQLSERAHTNAQLPQIHLLDIRRLPLDNGISDIIKQKLQTNVARGGLSMVYLNRRGFAPALFCDACGHTFGCPNCSAKLVLHQHAGQLRCHHCDFHQPIPPSCPECGNQDLTAVGQGTQRIEEYLQHLLPSARILRVDRDSTAHRQDWSEIYHTIMRKEVDVLVGTQMLAKGHDFPHLNLVVVLNADNSLYSADFRAPERLFAELMQVSGRAGRADCSGEVWVQTRQPEHKVYQALAAQNYVTFATAELAERQELGMPPFSYIAAIRADARTMNEAQQLLRQAQQGIEQQHALPANVNVFGPVPMLMARLAGYERAQVFLESKNRRDLHHSISLWQNWLLHLEKNNPHTRWLIDVDPLEM, from the coding sequence TTGATTTACCATCAACTGGCACTGAACGTGCCCCTCTACCCACTGTTAACATACGCCCATCCAACCACCTTGCCGGCAGGAACAAGGGTAGCCGTACGCTTTCGCAACCGATTGGTAGCAGCCATAGTATGGGAAAGTGATATACAGCCGGAAATAGACCTTAGCAAAATACGACCCATTGAGAACATTTTATCGGATGGCTGGCAATTGCCCGCAGACTGGCGTGCACTACTTAGCTTTACTGCGCGCTATTATCATTATCCTCTTGGACAAGCCGTGATGGCGGCCCTACCCAAAGGTCTGCGTCAGCCTCAAGCCGTGCCATTACCGAAACAAGAACACATTTACAGCCTCAATGCCCTTGGACGCATCCAGCCAGCACCTCCGGCTCGTTATCATAAACAAAATGCATTATGGCAGAGACTATTAGCCGCTCCAGCCACTCTGCACCAGCTTAAAACCATACATACTCAGGCATCACAATATCTTAAACAGTGGCAACAACAAAACTGGATAGAAGCCAGTCACATACCGGCTTGTGGACCTGTACCGACCAGCCGGCATCAGCTCAATCAGCAACAGCAACTAGCCAGTGCAGAAGTACAAACCAGATGTGGACAATTTGCCCCATTTCTATTGTATGGCATTACTGGCAGTGGTAAAACCGAAGTCTATTTCGACATCATGGCCAATATAATGCAGCAAGGTAAACAGGTACTGTTTTTGCTGCCCGAAATCAACCTCACACCGCAGCTTATGCAACGGGTACGCCAGCGTTTTCCACATACAGTTACTACTATATTACACAGCCAGACCGCAGCCGGACAACGTACCACCAACTATCTTCAGGCAGCTCTGGGGCAGGCAGCTCTGGTTATCGGTACACGTCTGGCCATATTTACCCCCATGCCTAATCTAGGCCTGATTGTTGTCGACGAAGAGCACGATTATTCATTTAAACAAGAAAGCGAACTACGCTATCAGGCCCGTGACCTGGCTGTCTGGCGGGCGCGGCAGGCAGCTTGTCCAGTGGTACTGGGTAGTGCCACTCCGTCATTAGAAAGCTGGTATAAAACGCGGCACGGAGATTACCAATTACTGCAACTGAGCGAGCGGGCACACACCAACGCCCAATTGCCACAAATACATTTACTCGATATCCGCCGCTTACCACTGGATAATGGTATCAGCGATATCATCAAGCAAAAACTGCAAACCAATGTCGCTCGCGGTGGTTTAAGCATGGTTTACCTAAACCGAAGGGGTTTTGCCCCAGCTTTATTCTGCGATGCTTGCGGTCATACTTTCGGCTGCCCGAATTGCTCCGCCAAACTGGTTTTACATCAGCATGCAGGTCAGCTACGCTGCCATCATTGTGATTTTCACCAGCCCATACCCCCATCCTGCCCGGAATGTGGCAATCAGGACTTGACCGCCGTTGGACAAGGGACTCAGCGCATTGAAGAATACCTGCAGCATTTGCTCCCTAGTGCACGCATTCTGCGGGTAGACCGTGATAGCACAGCCCACCGACAAGACTGGTCGGAAATCTATCACACTATTATGCGTAAAGAAGTAGATGTACTGGTCGGCACCCAGATGCTGGCCAAAGGCCATGACTTTCCCCATCTCAATCTAGTGGTGGTTTTAAATGCAGACAACAGTCTCTATAGCGCTGATTTCCGTGCTCCTGAACGTTTATTTGCCGAATTAATGCAGGTAAGTGGCAGAGCCGGCAGAGCCGACTGCTCTGGTGAAGTATGGGTACAAACGCGTCAACCGGAACACAAAGTGTACCAAGCTTTGGCGGCACAGAATTATGTAACTTTCGCCACGGCAGAACTGGCAGAAAGACAAGAGCTGGGCATGCCGCCATTTAGTTATATAGCCGCCATCCGCGCAGACGCTCGCACCATGAATGAGGCGCAACAGCTTTTACGGCAAGCACAACAAGGAATCGAGCAGCAGCATGCCTTACCTGCCAATGTCAATGTGTTCGGTCCAGTACCGATGCTGATGGCCCGACTGGCTGGGTACGAACGCGCACAAGTATTTCTAGAAAGTAAAAACCGGCGCGACCTACACCACAGCATTTCATTATGGCAAAATTGGCTCCTGCATCTGGAAAAAAACAACCCTCATACACGTTGGCTAATAGATGTCGACCCACTGGAAATGTAG
- a CDS encoding glycosyl transferase: MSNDVIKVFVGCDPNNCDLEQMMVVDYSIHKHTSRPVEIVWMQLSHDPKSPWYSDPQTGAGWHTEKWATPFSGFRWGIPAACNYEGRAIYMDADMIVLADIAELWAHPIEGEAIVAAKEVHDHAKGKRFTRLCTCVWDCAKAKSILPELASLRADPDSHKKMMAKFKQHPEWVQAYKAAWNCVDGEGMPIEQMKILHYSDMGTQFSHKYSIPRLTAAGQKHWFDSDILPHPRKDLVELFDQYYQEALDAGYKLENYAVKPFGAFPKESQVGYDGNEVTRQKKQKSWLSRAWHGLTGRA, encoded by the coding sequence ATGAGCAACGATGTTATTAAGGTTTTTGTGGGTTGTGACCCGAATAACTGTGATCTGGAGCAGATGATGGTGGTGGATTACAGTATCCACAAACACACATCGCGGCCGGTAGAAATCGTCTGGATGCAATTAAGTCATGATCCGAAAAGTCCGTGGTATTCTGATCCACAAACGGGTGCAGGCTGGCATACAGAAAAGTGGGCAACGCCATTTTCCGGTTTTCGCTGGGGGATCCCAGCCGCCTGTAATTATGAGGGACGCGCCATTTATATGGATGCGGATATGATTGTATTGGCTGATATAGCGGAATTGTGGGCACATCCGATTGAAGGCGAAGCGATTGTTGCGGCTAAAGAAGTACATGATCATGCTAAGGGTAAACGATTTACTCGATTGTGTACTTGTGTCTGGGATTGCGCCAAAGCTAAATCGATTTTGCCTGAGCTGGCTAGTTTGCGCGCTGACCCTGATTCGCATAAGAAAATGATGGCAAAGTTTAAGCAACATCCGGAATGGGTACAGGCTTATAAGGCGGCTTGGAATTGTGTCGATGGAGAAGGGATGCCGATTGAACAGATGAAAATTTTGCATTATTCAGACATGGGTACGCAGTTCAGTCATAAATACTCCATACCGCGTCTAACCGCTGCTGGTCAGAAACATTGGTTTGACAGTGATATTTTGCCTCATCCGCGTAAGGATCTGGTTGAATTGTTTGATCAGTATTATCAGGAGGCGCTGGATGCTGGTTATAAACTGGAAAATTATGCTGTTAAACCATTTGGTGCATTTCCGAAAGAGTCACAAGTTGGTTATGATGGTAATGAAGTGACGCGTCAGAAAAAACAGAAATCTTGGCTTTCGCGCGCATGGCACGGTCTGACCGGTCGCGCTTAA
- a CDS encoding LLM class flavin-dependent oxidoreductase: MAIPVSILNLVPRRDNGTAASAIRDMLRLAQVAEQLGFVRYWIAEHHNMPMVVSSATQILIGHTLSHTHHIRVGSGGVMLPNHSPLLVAEQYGTLATIYPHRVDLGLGRAPGTDRVTAAALRRQLNDVSLKFADDVVQLQRYLGDEQQQGLVKAYPGMGTHIPLYILGSSTDSAYLAASLGLPYVFAAHFAPRFLDEAAAIYRERFQPSAQLAAPFFMLCLNLVAAATDDEALYLQTTQLQSVLGLIRNNRKALHQPVPSMDGLWTAEEEAYVRNFTACTLLGAPETVRQQLEGYVLRLQPDEVMAVSYIYDMDKLLESYNIFKTVADNVG; encoded by the coding sequence ATGGCGATACCTGTTTCAATTTTGAATCTGGTGCCGCGTCGAGACAATGGTACGGCAGCTTCGGCAATACGGGATATGTTGCGTCTGGCACAGGTAGCCGAACAGCTGGGGTTTGTACGCTACTGGATTGCTGAACATCATAATATGCCGATGGTGGTCAGTTCGGCGACACAGATATTGATCGGCCATACGCTGAGCCATACGCATCATATTCGTGTAGGCAGTGGCGGTGTGATGTTGCCTAACCATAGTCCGTTGCTGGTGGCTGAACAATATGGCACTCTAGCTACAATTTATCCGCACCGAGTTGATCTAGGGCTGGGGCGAGCGCCTGGAACAGACAGAGTAACCGCTGCTGCTCTGAGGCGCCAGTTGAACGATGTTTCGCTTAAATTTGCGGATGATGTGGTGCAGTTGCAACGTTATCTAGGTGATGAGCAACAGCAGGGGTTAGTAAAGGCTTATCCGGGTATGGGCACTCATATTCCCTTATATATATTGGGTTCTAGCACTGACAGTGCATATCTTGCAGCCAGTCTGGGTTTGCCTTATGTCTTTGCGGCGCATTTTGCTCCGCGTTTTCTGGATGAAGCAGCTGCTATTTACCGTGAGCGATTCCAGCCGTCTGCTCAACTGGCTGCACCTTTTTTTATGCTCTGTCTAAATCTGGTGGCGGCTGCTACTGATGATGAGGCTCTTTATTTACAAACGACGCAGTTGCAGTCTGTGCTGGGGCTGATTCGGAATAATCGGAAAGCGCTGCATCAGCCAGTACCGTCTATGGATGGTTTGTGGACAGCTGAAGAAGAAGCCTACGTACGAAATTTTACCGCTTGTACTTTATTGGGCGCACCAGAAACAGTTAGGCAGCAGTTAGAAGGATATGTCTTGCGTTTGCAGCCGGATGAAGTGATGGCAGTCAGCTATATTTATGATATGGATAAGTTGCTTGAGTCTTATAATATTTTTAAGACAGTGGCTGATAATGTTGGTTAA
- the sstT gene encoding serine/threonine transporter SstT, with amino-acid sequence MKKLLWILFKSNLIVRMLVCMIIGAFIAAFLPQYGVKLEFLGRVFIQALRAAAPILVFVLVISSIVNNKFDNVSSIKSVAWLYAITVLISAILASTVSYLYPLHLVMDVPPASEKPPEGVAEILMNIILKFVDNPIDALATGNFLSILAWSTALGIALRHSSEATKSVIKNWSDATIWVVRLVVAIAPYGVLGLVASHFTSDGLAKLKNYLELIGVLLGLMVFVALVINPLIVFLNFRKNPYPLVFTCLRYSGITAFFTRSSAANIPVNIRLAQRMQLPEEIYSLSIPLGVTMSMNGAAITITTMTMATVHTLGMDVSFIQTLLLSILATVCALGASGVPGGSLLLIPVACSMFGIDPAIAAQVVAIGFVISEIQDSAETVLNSSSDMLFTSVVSLKQQGRDPSKIELLPE; translated from the coding sequence ATGAAGAAACTTTTATGGATATTGTTTAAGAGTAATCTGATTGTACGCATGTTAGTGTGTATGATTATTGGCGCGTTTATCGCGGCTTTTTTACCGCAATACGGGGTTAAACTGGAATTTCTTGGCAGGGTATTCATTCAGGCTTTGCGTGCTGCTGCACCTATTCTGGTTTTCGTACTGGTGATATCTTCGATTGTCAATAATAAGTTTGATAATGTTTCCAGTATTAAGTCGGTGGCTTGGCTGTATGCTATAACGGTGCTGATTTCTGCAATACTGGCTTCAACGGTGAGTTATTTGTATCCACTGCATTTGGTGATGGATGTGCCGCCGGCTTCCGAGAAACCGCCCGAAGGTGTAGCTGAGATTCTGATGAATATTATCCTTAAGTTTGTGGATAATCCGATCGATGCATTGGCTACTGGCAATTTCCTCAGTATCTTAGCGTGGTCGACGGCATTGGGTATTGCTTTACGTCACAGTAGTGAAGCAACTAAATCGGTAATTAAAAACTGGTCTGATGCAACTATCTGGGTAGTACGGCTGGTGGTGGCCATTGCCCCTTACGGAGTTCTAGGTTTGGTGGCTTCGCATTTTACTAGTGATGGTCTGGCTAAATTAAAAAATTATCTTGAGTTGATTGGAGTATTACTTGGTTTGATGGTATTTGTGGCCTTGGTAATCAATCCACTGATTGTGTTTTTGAATTTCCGTAAAAATCCTTATCCACTGGTATTTACATGCCTGCGTTATAGTGGCATTACGGCGTTTTTTACTCGTAGTTCGGCCGCCAATATTCCAGTAAATATTCGTCTGGCTCAGCGTATGCAGTTGCCCGAAGAAATATACTCACTTTCTATTCCTTTGGGTGTAACGATGAGTATGAATGGTGCAGCTATTACAATTACGACGATGACGATGGCTACTGTGCATACTTTGGGTATGGATGTAAGCTTTATTCAAACATTATTGCTGAGTATTTTGGCTACAGTATGTGCACTTGGTGCTTCCGGTGTACCGGGAGGTTCATTACTGCTGATTCCAGTAGCGTGTAGCATGTTCGGAATTGATCCAGCCATTGCAGCTCAGGTTGTGGCCATTGGCTTTGTTATCAGCGAGATTCAGGATTCTGCCGAAACTGTTCTGAATTCTTCCAGTGATATGCTGTTTACTTCAGTGGTATCGTTGAAGCAGCAAGGTCGGGACCCTAGTAAAATTGAACTACTGCCAGAATAA